The genomic stretch GGTAGAACTCTGGATAGCTGGGCAGGAGTGCACCTAATGTGGTCATTGTGAGCAGTGTAATCACTGGTGACCTCAACCACCAGGAGATGCACAGTGCTATGGCCCTGAGCTAAGGAGAAATATGGTTTTAGTTCAATGTATATTAGTATAGCAGGCACAAGAGAAAtgtgttaatattttatttagcaAGTTAATGGAAAGACATACAGCTGTTTATACTACTTATTCTTAGGAACAGAAAGATTACTGAACAGTGCCAGTGCAAATTAGAGGCCTAATGACTTAATGTACTTATCTGTGATCTAAACTAAGCAagaaaaatgcctttattttctACAGGAAACCAAGAATGCAAAAAGCCTCTTACTAAGTACAGTACTAGTAAGACACTTACATATAATGTAAGCGAAAGTGAGGCAatgaagtaatttcttttaatgatacttttacaaaaaaacccataacattattttctttccatagGTTTCAAACAATGTTCAAGATCTACTACTAAGAAACATTATTCTACTATAATAATGCACATTTAATCTTCATCCTAGCATGTCTTAGACCAGATAAGTCACCTctgattttttctgttttcatttatcTTGTTTTTAGTAAAAGCTCTAggagaaataaattttacaagAGCTTGTCTCAACTCTGGCAGTGTGGAATtagcttttatttaaaactgcatATCTAAAACTGATTCTAAAGGAGGATTTTTCTAATGGCCACTACAAAAGACATTTGCTAAATTTGTGTACTTTCAGGTTATGACTTTTTCAAATCAGGATGAGCCAATGGGTGTTCTGATATTTTCAAGTCTTCAGCTATCTTTGCAAACACCATTCCAGGTGCCAGTACACCCAGTCCTTCCCAGGACTCTGTTGAGTTTCAGCAGCCAGTGTCAGAACAAGGTCCCTAAGTAGCACTGTATTCAACAAACACTCTCAAGCCACCAGTTAAAGTCAAAAACTTCAGTTCCAAATTCCTGACATCAAACACATGAGGGACAGACAGCTGAGGGCTATGGCTCCCAAACCACTTCTTACAAACACAGTCTGTCCTCGAGAAATACCCAAATAGGATTAGTAAATTAAGAGGAGTTTACAGCCATAAGCAACAACCTTGTGTACAAGCCTTCACTTTCACCAGGCAGTTCTTTGTATCACAAACTTTTCATgcaaagaagaaagggaaaagccaGCTCTGCATTTAAGTACCAGTATCCTCAGTTCCTGCCTAAGGCCACATCACCTGGTAAGGAAGCATTACCTGAGCACCTACTTacaaaaaccaccacaaaaacACCAGCTGACAAACTCCTGCTAGGACACTACCAGCCACAAGGCCTGCAGCACTATGGCCCTGCTACCATGCAGCTTTCCCACTGGAGGGCCAAGTGCTTGctagaaaaatattctgctaCCCcttatttcacagaaaaaaaaatattccaagtaTGTAATaaagtatttaaattttaaatcttgAGACATTAGTACTTCTAAATACTGTACTCATTTGTTTCAGTGATCTGCtggttttttatttgcatgaaGTTGGGCTGGAGGTTACATGGTCCAGCTGTAAAATTGCCAACTATAAGatttaaaatctgattttttttttcaatactgAAGACTTACACCTAACACTAGAAGAGTCTTACAGACTTCTAAACTTACAAGctagtttttcttttcaaggacaaccagcagggagcagcagattATAGTCCATGCAGAAATAGCTGCATCCCTTGATAAAAAAACTGCAAAGGTCACTAGTAACATGTGTTTGTTTCTTGTCTTAGTTACTTGGTTTGATTCCACTTGCAGGTGTTACTTGTTCAAAGAGAAtttgttacaagaaaaaaaaatattgccagATTTTAGCTTTAAAAGGAGATTACTATCAAATTGATCACTGCAACAAAGATTAGAAGTTTACTTTGTGCAGTAGAGCTTGCTACTTATAGTCTGCAACAAGACAGGCAAATCACATGACAGTTATTGCCTTAAAATAGCAGTAAACTAACAGTAAAGTCAAAAAAGGAGAGTATTTCTAGCTGGTCACATCTCTAGAGAAAGAGATGTTTTTTCCACCCACAACTGCAGTGGAAGTTCCTTTAGCCTTTTCTATTATACAAAAAGGCTGCAAAAATTCAGACTTTGCATTGGTAATTGAATGTCTGTCCAACCTGCCTGTCAAGGCAGGTATATACAGCCTATTAACAACTTGCAGACAAGTCTCAGACTCAAGACAGTGAAATATGGAGGAAGTGCAGCCAGCTTCTTGCACACCTCTCAGCTCCCTCCTGCAATGCTGTCCAGACTCCCAAGCCCTgacacctgcagctctggctcctcctAGCAGAGCCCAAAGCAGACACCAGTGCAGTCTCTCTGAGCCTCTGTGCCTGCCTAGAGCAGAGCCACCAcctcaccagcacagccccaccacagctggggctcctcaCCTGAGCTCTCCTCCACAACCTCCAGGCACAAGTGACAGCAGGTTTGAGCTGCCACTTAAACTGCAAGTGAGCACAACTACCAACACAGCCTTCTAGTTTTAagattaaaaacatttaaacacaACTCTTAATCTATCAAGGTACTGCCATGAACTAAGTTCTGGGAACAGGATACTGGTGTTTTACTAACACATGAGCTGAAGAATGGCACAAGACACTAGATTACgccttttttatttcaaaagctaGGATAGCTCCAATATCCATGTCATGGTGAATCAGAACACATGTAAAATACCTTACAATACATTAGATTCCAAAAAGGTACCAAAAAGTACAGTAAAATTAACACTTCCATTACAGGAAATGTATGACacaaaaacaatacaaaataaaaaggtgGAAAGTGACACTGGTTCCCTAAGATGCATCTCATTCTGTACAACTGGAGTAATGCAGAGTCCATAGTTAACTCCAAGAGGCAGTCCCTagatgcagagctgcagctttagGCAGACCCTCAAAATCAGTTTCAGTTTAACCTATTAATAAAATCATTAATTAATATCTTCAGCAATGCTGAAAATTACACACCACACTGTCTAGACAACTAGTTATTGGTAAGTAATAAACATGTAAAACATTTCCAGGGAGCTCTTCCAAGTAAGATGCACATTTAACAGGCCATAGAAATTTATTGTAAAGTTAAATTTGGTACAGAACTGAAGTATCCATCTACAGCATTGTATACAAAACCTATGCAGTCATTTTCCAAAAGAGACCATGCCACTGCATACCTGAATAAGTTTGATCAATATGGCTTGTAGTTATTCTGATGACCACCACGTCTTGGTGTCTTCCCATAATTTGCACTGCCTTGACCTATGAACAAGAGAACAAATGCATTAAACTGCTAATTAGTTATGCTTGCTTATACCCAATACAGTTCTCTTTACTTACTGTAATCATAGCCTGGTCCATATCCATAATACCCATATCCTGAATAATCATAGCCTCCATAGCCACCATAACCTTGCTGATAGCCGTATCCTTGATTCCCATAACCCTGGTTCCAGTAATTGCCATAACCTTGATTCCAATTTTGACTTTGAGCTATAGAAGGGAAAACCATCCACAAAATCCCATTTTAGTACACACAACTTATTTAGAATGTGTCCATACTAAAGTAGTGTGTGTGGTACTTACCGCCGCCTCTTCCACCTCTGCCTCTTCCTCCATAGCtacctcttcctcctccactaCTGAACTGTTGCTGCTGGTACACTTCTTTTGGCTGTGCTACCTTAATCTCACactgcaaataaaaaacaaggAAGAGTCTGTCAAGTGtctcagagcagcactgccccaCCTGAGCACCTGGAGAAGCCAGAGGTTCCTCTGGAGGCAAAGGAGGTGTACgtgctgtgctgctggtcaGGTGAGCAGCACTAATGCAGGGACACCTGATTTACTGTGCCACCTGGGCAAAGGTGAGTCCCTGCCAGCCTTTCCCAGAGGCCACTGCTGGCAGGGCATTTTATCCTGCCTATTCCCTACCATCAGTTTCACCATGAAGAGGTGCTGAGGCCAcctctcctgcaggagccacaAGGCTGCCCTGTCACCTGGCACAAGCTCCAGGACAAGGCTGTTGCTGTCAGACTGCTTCACCTGACCTGCACTGAATGAACAGGATTCTGAGAAATGCACAAAAAGAAGTTTTCCTGGCAGCCATTGTACACACTACATACTATGTGTGGATGGACTGTACCACACCCCTACCAACACCTGAAATCACCATTCATCAAATACTAACAGGTAAAAGCAACCAGAACTGACACTTCCAAGACAAGATTCCCAGGCTGCAGTTCAAGCTGTCAGCCAAGTGCCAGGTTCCTGGATCTGTGCACAGTCCAAGACTAAAGCTACTGTGCTGCAAAAGGAACAGCACCTGAGCAAGCCTGGCTTGGAGTTCTTTACCACAGGACCTTTAAGGTAATCTGCTTTTTATTATCTATGgctaaaacacaaaaacaagTCATAGATATGATACAGGGATTTCTCAGCTCTCTTGGCATTTAGGCATTCATCTCTCCTGAAAACAAACTTCACTTCTAACCAGTGACTTCCCCACTGCATTAGGTTTGCCAAAATTTGTTCTGTATTGTGTCAAGACCAGTTTTAAACCAAAACCAAGTCAGTGTCGGACAGTATGGCCCAGTGTAATGAAGTCTGAAGTTATGTGGTCAGCACAGGCctcagggaacagggacacctCGAGCCAGTACACCTCATTTGCCTCCAGTCTCTCTGCAGCTGTTGATCCATGAGTCTCTCTCCATGAGCAGTCAGCTGGTCAGAGCACCTCACACCACCCTTACAGTAGCTCCCATAACCAGCTGACCCAGCATAAATTTCCTCAAGTGTACATTCACTCCCTGGATCCTTGTAGTGGGTTTACATGATaaggttttggtagcaggggggctgcagaggggctccagagagaagaaagcagaagctgtcccccagcagacagagccacTTTCAGCCAGGTGCTTGCAAAATTAGGCATCTGCAAGGCTTTAGTTTATGCAAGTGCTCTGTGCTGAAAATAGGCATCTACCTGCTGGAATGGCTTACCCTGCTACACAAACCAATTTCTCCACATCTATTTAATGAATGCAATTAGATACTTAATATACAAAAGGCCCTAAAATCCAGCAATGAAAGCCACAAGTATTGTCAAAGAGCTTTGGTAGCCTCTGTGATAAAACTTAGGGCAAAACACTGCTATGGTAAAATTCAAGCTGTCCTTATTGCAAATTCAGTACTTTGACACAAGGGGTCTACAAAAGCCTTTTCAGGTTACAGATGTAGAGGTATAATCCTTGGACACAGTGTTACAAGTCAGAGTTTGTACCTTGCTTCCACTGACGTTATGGAATTTCTTCTCCAAAACCTTCTTCACTGGATCCTCTTCCTTGAAAGTGATGAACACAAAGCCCCTCCTTTTGTTGGTCTTTGGATCCATTGGCAGTTCAATAGCTTCAATCTGAAGATGTGAAATACTATTTTCAGACTCATGCTTTAGATGAACAGTCAAATGCACAGAAACTGGGACAGCAAAACTGTAAATTTTCTCTTTATGCACATTATGCAACACCAAAATTGCAAGCTTCTCTATGCTAACAGTGGCTTTCAGATCCaagatttccattttaaaactCTTCAAACTGGTGTTAACATCAGCTAAAATGCTTTGAGTTCAAGACAAGAGTCTCTAACTAGCAATGGAAGCACCTAGTGCAGGAAGTGCCACCTTTGCTCTCAAGGTGGGAAACTTCTGGATGTTACAGAAGGGTTGATACATCTGAAGTTAACTTACTCTGAAACTTGCAAATTATTAATAAACTACACAGAAACTGGAGACTATACTTTCTGAGTTCACAAAGATACCATTACACACCTCTCCAAACTCTCCAAAGTATTCCCTGATTTTCTCTTCTGTAGCTTCTGGATTTAGCCCAccaacaaatattttcttcactgGATCCTTTTTCATTGCCATGGCCTTCTTGGGATCAATTAGTCGTCCATCTAGTCTGTGTTCTTTCTGTTCCAGAACCTAAAAGACAATTTGGTATGATTAACTCAAGCTGAAAACTTTCCCCTAGAAATTAAAGATCTACAATATTTATCTTAAATTCACCTTTTCAACACTCCCAGGTTCTTTGAAGAGAATAAATCCAAAGCCTCTGGATCTTCCTGTGTTAGGGTCCATCTTTATCGTACAGTCGGTTACCTCACCAAATTTGGTGAAATAATCTTTCAAGTCTTTTTTGCTTGTATCCCAACTGAGGCCACCAACAAACATCTTCCTGAAATTTCAAGGAGAGAAGAGCTATTCAGATTCAGGAAGCACTGAGAGAACAGGCCATGCAGTAAGAGGCTCAGTGGTACACACCTCAGCAG from Melospiza georgiana isolate bMelGeo1 chromosome 15, bMelGeo1.pri, whole genome shotgun sequence encodes the following:
- the HNRNPAB gene encoding heterogeneous nuclear ribonucleoprotein A/B isoform X1, which produces MSEAEQQLAAGATQNGHEAAESAGEQQAESGAAAAAAGAAGAAGAATAAAGAGPAAGTAGTAASQNGAEGDQINASKNEEDAGKMFVGGLSWDTSKKDLKDYFTKFGEVTDCTIKMDPNTGRSRGFGFILFKEPGSVEKVLEQKEHRLDGRLIDPKKAMAMKKDPVKKIFVGGLNPEATEEKIREYFGEFGEIEAIELPMDPKTNKRRGFVFITFKEEDPVKKVLEKKFHNVSGSKCEIKVAQPKEVYQQQQFSSGGGRGSYGGRGRGGRGGAQSQNWNQGYGNYWNQGYGNQGYGYQQGYGGYGGYDYSGYGYYGYGPGYDYSQGSANYGKTPRRGGHQNNYKPY
- the HNRNPAB gene encoding heterogeneous nuclear ribonucleoprotein A/B isoform X2 — translated: MSEAEQQLAAGATQNGHEAAESAGEQQAESGAAAAAAGAAGAAGAATAAAGAGPAAGTAGTAASQNGAEGDQINASKNEEDAGKMFVGGLSWDTSKKDLKDYFTKFGEVTDCTIKMDPNTGRSRGFGFILFKEPGSVEKVLEQKEHRLDGRLIDPKKAMAMKKDPVKKIFVGGLNPEATEEKIREYFGEFGEIEAIELPMDPKTNKRRGFVFITFKEEDPVKKVLEKKFHNVSGSKCEIKVAQPKEVYQQQQFSSGGGRGSYGGRGRGGRGGGQGSANYGKTPRRGGHQNNYKPY